The genome window GGAAAATATTACGAAATAAGATAAACTGCCTTTTGCCAAGTGCTATAAGGCTGAAAGGGATCGTATTGGACTGAAAATTCAGGttacacccaaacacacacataggTAGTATAGCCATTTTAAGTCTTTCCAACTTGTATGGGACTTCAATGTACTTGGTCACTGCATAGATATAAAAGagaatagggagggagggatgcatgCTTGCTTACACAACAGgaccatacactcacacacatacagtaacagaacACATGCGTTTACACAAACAATTATCCTTCAAAAAGCCCAAGTCCAGAGTCTTTAGGGAGTTCAATGAAAAATGTGCAATTTTCTTTCATCTAATCTAAGGAGTTTAGGGACAAAGAGTACCAGGTCCTGTATGCTGCCTTGTACCGTCATAGTAAAGAGCTATAGTGCACGTGGCAAGATACCATTTAATGTTACCAGCCCGGACCTAGAGAGAAAGTTGCCACCTTAACATGCTTTATGGAACCAAATGATTGTTCATAAAAAAGGCACATTGAACAAAATCCAAAAAGTACATCTTAGAGGTGGCACCGTGAGGAATACGGACAccatatttcacattcttacccCCGTTACAAAACAGCTCTGCCTTCCCGTTCACTTCATTACAGTGGTATCACAGCATTACAACACAGTTGAGGAAATACCCCTGAAAAGATGTATAGTTCCCAATGTTCAATGGACAGCACTGCTAAGCTAAACAGCACTGCTAAGCTAAACTAGCCTAACACAACCTTGTCCTTTGTTTCGCTCTCCTGGACATTTGTCTATCTGCGATGGAAAAGTATCCACAAAGACATTAGTGAGACATATCAACGACTGGGAAAGGATTGAACCAGTTTTGTAACTGACACAGTCATAGCGACATTATTGAAGCGATAAACATGTGTATGCGCGCACACAGTTTAATATAGCGGAAGTCTGTGCAAAACCCAGTACAGTTAATGATCTACCAAGATGAAGTGTCTCCCCCTGCTGTCCAATGCCAGTATTGCAGCCATAACGTCAGAATGGGGGAGACATGAATTAAGACATGGTGGTTTGTTAATGGAATGATATTAACACTACAGTATGTGGTTTCTGCCTCTACTGAATCACCACATCTTTAGTAATGTGTTGTACGTGTCAGGTATATGTTGCATAGGGGCAGGCAGTGAGTACAACTCCCAAAATGGAGGTAAGGACATGTGGGGTGCTTCTGTTGTATTCAACCAACACGGATACAGAAAAACAACAGAGGACCAGTGTGAGTGGTATTGTATTATCAGCACAGTacattgctttggataaaagcatctgttaGACTTTTTAACATGTACAAAAACATCCTTCAAGGATAAGTACATTAGATAAGACACACAGTACAAACTTTctgcagtcagtcagacagagagacacacacacagcattcagAATGACAGCACAAACTAGTGTAGTACCACTAATCCTACAACGACAAAGTACTGTCTGTAAAAACAGTTTCCCTAAAACAGAAGGCAATGTTTTCTTTCAGTTTTTCATTTGATGAATTATGTGCTTTTTAGCTCACCATGAGAGACCCTTGTCAGAGTAGAAATGCgtacatacattcacacacactcacactcacattctGTCCAGGGATAAAAATTAAAACAATCAAATTCTACTTGGGTCGTTCCACGAAATAAGTGCCCtttgcatccctttgatattttaagtacaAAATTTAACAGCGTTAATTTtgatgaagtgccctttaatatagaccacatggagattTCAATAaatctatattttttttatatgaatAGACTTACTAAATTGCCAAAATTAGAGTCAACTGCATCTCAGATTGCATTTGATGTCGCTCTGTGACTTCCAAGAAGATGAACATTTCTCCATCATTGTAAAgtcctagttattttgttgctttgacagtcatttctgaagattttTATTCATTTAAAATGCAATGAGTCATTCagtttaaagaaaaaaataaaccTTTCCCTAATTTTAAGCTCAACCCAGTTATGAGAACTCTTGTGTTAATATGGTGAAACTTTTTAAATAATATTCATTTTTAATAAAAACACGTTCAACATCTATTAGTCCAAATAATTAAGTAagagcaggtgagctggttcttcTGAAAACATTTCTGGTGTTTTGCGGTGGAAAACTGAGTGGGCCGAGCAGAACACTTCAACCCTGTTAACCTTAGATGCCCAGGCTTGACATTTTAGAAGAATTCTATTGTTTTGTGAAGCATGCATTCAATTTCCCCTCCCTGCTGCACACAACAAGCTCTGCcacaaggggatttatggctgatttaagataaAATCGTCAAGCTTGTTAATTTACTTGGCACTTactataataaaaaaaaaattgatTCAAACTCGAGAtgggaaaatgtgttttttaaattaagTTGAACATGTACTCTTTATGATAGAATGTCTAAAAGTAGGTGAAATCAACGAACAATATACAGATCAAAAGGCACCGAATTGGTGGAACGACAGACTTATTTCAATGCATTCCTCGAAACagaatataaaataaatatatgtaaAATCAAGCTTCTGAAAACCACTAAACCAAATCAGCAGCATTTGAGGTTCTTCTTTTTAAAAAAGGAGAAAGACTGCGGATATTTCCCTGTGTAGTCCTCTCTCAGTACCACAACCTTGTAAAAAACAACAAGGCAAACCCAATCAAACCAATGTGCAGAACACCAAATAATCTGTTAAAAAGTACAGCAGCCAGGGTTTTTTCTACATAGAAAAGTCTTGGGTGGGCTGCCTAAGTGCTTTTCTGGGCTGCTTATGTAAAACATAAAAAGGACTATATATtatgatatatacagtaccagtcaacagtttggacacatctgctcattcaagggtttttcttaatttttactttttctacattgtagaatagttaagacatccaaactatgaaataacacatatggaaccatgtagtaaccaaaaaggtgttaaataaatcaaaacatattttatatttgagattcttcaaagtagccaccctttgccttgatgacagctttgcagtgtcttggcattctatcaaccagcttcatgaggtagtcacctggaatgcatttcaattaacaggtgtgccttgttaaaagtcaatttgtggaatttctttccttcttaatgcatttgagacaatcagttgtgttgtgacaaggtaggggtgggatACAGAAGAtcgtattttaccaaatagggctatgtccatattatggcaaaaacagctcaaataagcaaagagaaacaacagtcgatcattactttaagacacgaaggtcagtcaatacggaacatttcaagaacttttcaagtttcttcaagtgcagtcacaaaaaccatcaaacgctatgatgaaactggctgtcatgaggaccgccatagaagacccagagttacctctgctgcagaggataagttcattagagtcaactgcatctcagattgcagcccaaataaatgctacacagttcaagtaacagacaaatctcaacatcaactgttcagagtagactgtgtgaatcaggccttcatggtcgaattgctgcaaagaaaccactactaaaaggacaccgataagaaaaagagacttgcttgggccaagaaacacaagacatggacattagaccagtggaaatctgtcctttggtctgatgagtccaaatttgagatttttggttccaaccgccgtgtctttgtgagatgaaGAATAAAGTGAAtagatctccacatgtgtggttcccacagtgaagcatggaggagggcgtgtgatggtgacactgtcagtgatttatttagaattcaaggcacaattaaccagcatggctaccacagcattctgcagcgatacgccatcccatctggtttgtgctaaGACTAtcctttgtttttcaacaggacaaggacccaacacacctacaggctgtataagggctaattgaccaagaaggagagtgatggactgctgcatccaatgacctggcatccacaatcacccaacctcaacccaattgagatggtttgggatgatttggaccgcagagtgaaggaaaagcagccaacaagtgctcagcatgttggaactccttcaagacagttgaaaaggcattccaggtgaagctggttgagagaatgccaagagtgtgcaaagctgtcatcaaggcaaagggtggctactttgaagaatctaaaatctgtttaacacttttttggttcctacatgattccatgtgttatttcatattttgatgtcttcactattattccacaatgtagaaaataagaaaaacccttgctTGAGTAGCTGTGtcaaaacctttgactggtactgtatgtatatatattgaATTTTTATATAATAAATCATTGTCGGGATAAAACtttttcagtgtaaacttaaattACTAAAGagataatggacctatatattttttaataagatcatctttgagaactaaccataactaaaaTAAAAGCTAGACTCAGGGAGAATCTACAATTCATAAAATGATGCATTCATGAGTTTTTGTCATGGCATGGGGCCCCCAGATGTTTTTGTCATGGCATGGGGCCACAATAGTTTTTTTGAATTGgagaaaatgtgctttaaaactgcTACATTCTGTCACTGCGGCCAACAGAAGGGCCTCTAAAATGGTTGCTCGGCCACCGCACCATTGGCCACGCCCACCACCTAAGCACATTTTGATCCAGAAAAGACCCTGGCAGCCATTTGCCTTTCTTTCTCCACACTCACAACAACAGTCTGCTCTGGAATGTTTTCAAATCTAAGCCACTTTTCGGTTCATCTCTTTGATCTCTTCTTCCTCATGGGTCCAGTGGTTGCAGGTGTGAAATGGTGATAGGCCCCAGGGAATGTTCAAACAGAACACTAGACTTTATGTCTAGCTACTCCAGAATACCTTGCCCGTGGTCCCATTTCTAAACATGACTGGTTGTCTCACGCTTCCAGGAAGGCTTTCTATCGTCCTGTTCCCTTTCTCTGTGGACCATGAGTGTTTTACATGGTCACTTCCtagctctttctcgctctctctttcacattCAGTCTGATAGGGTACAGTGTGTAAAAGTCTACTTTGCGCTCCTCCTCAGCAGTAGCTGCGTGTCTGACCCTCAGTATGGATGGTCCAGTTGGGTGGTCGTCCAGGTAAGCTGCCCTGCCGTGCCAGCCCTCTCTGGTTCCTCAGACCCTGCGGCCGCAGCACCGGCTCGTGGACCACATCTCTGCGGGGGGGAGGGTTGGGGTATTGGCCCAGCATCGGGCCAGGATGGAATGGGTATTGGCTGTACTGGGGGCCTCCTGGCTGGCCGGGGTAGGGCCTGGGGACTCCCAGCGTCAGGTTGGAGAAGGCTGCAGACGGGGAGTCTGAGGGCTCCAAGAGCAGCTGGCTGGGGTAGCCGGAGGAGCAGGGGTCCTGGGGGCTCTGGATGGGGTAGGGGGGCTCTTGATAGTGCTGCCGAGGGGGGTAGGGGTTAGCGCCAGAGCTCTGATGCTCTCCCAGGGGCCCAGGGGTAAAGTCTTGGGTCCGGTAGTATTTGAGCACCTGATCGCCTGAGGGCATGACGTCAAAGGCCTGCCTGTACTGGCCCCCCGGCGAGGACCTCCGGAGCGGGTCTTGGCGTTGGAAGACCCCTGCCCCGGCCCTCTGAGGAACCCTGATCAGTGAGGGGTCCGGTGTGTAGACATTATAGGCAGGCGGGGGCTGGTTGTGCTGCTGGCTGGGGTAGGGGTTGGCAGGGTGCTCCATGGCAGGGGAGGAGctggtggaggcagaggaggaggtgaCTGTGGAGGGACcctcagccctctcctcctcagccagcTTCTCTATCAGCAGGGAGGCGATCTCCTTCCCCGACAGGCCCGGGATGGGCTCCGTACTGCAGCTGGAGCTCTGGGGGTCTGAGCGGCTGCGGTAGTGGATCCCTGTCGATGAAGACGCTGTGGGAGCTGGGAGGAAGTTGCTCTCCTGGATGCTCCCTGGGGTCGTTGCAGCCGAGTCGTTGTGGGCGGCTGGGCTGTCTGGAGTGGAGGGGGTAAGGCTAACACTGGTGGAGCCTCCCTGGTCAGGGGCCAGGCGGGGAGAGGattgtctctggtcctctggggGAGGGGGGTCGTTTGGCGTGGCAAGAGGTTCAGAATCCTGTGTAGAGTCTCCATCCAGGTCTGTGCTGGTCCAGTTCTTCGTGTTTTGGGCCCCAGTAGAGGGGCTGGGGAAAGGGAAGTTGACGTAGATGGGCTCAGACAGGTCCTTGGAGGTTGGTCTGTGGGCCTGGGGAGGGGAGGGCTGGGATGGCTGACCCTGGAGAGAGATGCCCTGGGGAGGCTGGCTCAGAGGAGCCTCTTCTGGCTTACGATAGCACACTTTCCCGTTTTCAAAATAGGGGtgtagctgggaggaggtgaggtctgtGGAGGCTGACCTGTTGGAGCGGTGGAGGTTGTGTTGGTAGAGCGCCAGGGGAACCATggaggaggagggtagggggTGCATCTCACTACGGGCCAGCCGGACTGAGGAGGAGGTCTGGCGCTGGGGCCgggggtgagaggggtgatggtggtgggtgGAGCCGTCCTGGGAGTGGGAGTGTCCGTGGAAGAATGAGTGGGACTGGGAGTGGGCAGCTGCCCAAGCCCGCGTGGCTTCTTTGGACCAGAGCTGgggccccctctcccctctgggtcCACCCTGGTTGTGGTGGAGAGGCTGGGGTTGGTGTTGGTGATGCCCCCGGGAGATGGGCCTTTTGTTGGCCTCTGGGTGGGGGGCCGGGCGGAAGTTACCCTCCAGGTCCAGCCTCATGTTCTGGTAGCTGTGGCGGGCATAGCTGGGGGGGCCCTGCGGGTTCTCAGGCCCGGCGATCTCGTAGTAGAAGTTCTCCATCTTTCCCTGGTCCtctgaggtggaggagaggggaacgGGCCGGATCTGAGTCTGCTGAGGGAGCTGCTGACCCGGGAATGGTTGGCTGGCTGCGTGGTAGCGGGCGAGGTGGTCTGGAGCTCCACTCAGACGCTCTGAGAAGGCCCTGGCCAGAGGAGGGTTCCCCTGCTGACCAAAGATCCGCCTGACGCGCCCTGAGTCCAGGGAGCGACGCATCTCAGTCTGGGCCAGTGGTGCTCTATGGGGACGCTTCAGATCCAGGGGCTTAGGGGGTACTTTGGGGCGGGTGGGCTGGAAGGCACGGACCTGAGTCAGAGGGGACTCTGACTTGGAGTGCAGGAGCTGGGGATGGGCTGAGGACGGCTTGGACTGGGTGGAGGTTGATTTCTGTTGGAGGTGAGGGGCAGAGAACTGGCGTGAGTAGGCTGGGGGCCTCCTCTGAGACTGGGATTCAGTGGGGCTTGGTCTCTCCCCAGACTGGCCTGGTTTGGGGGGCTGTGACTGGGGCAGCTGCTTCTGGTTCTTGTAGATGGGGCTGGGGGTCTGGTCGTCTCCAGAGGCGCTCCCACCAGACAGCTCCGAGTTGGACGCCACAGAGTCAGACGTCTCAGAGGACAGGGTGTCCGTATCCtacaataaaaaaattaaaaaagttaACTTTTTTTTACCGCCATACATTAAGTTACAGTACTGGTTAGTCATGCATGCTGTAGCTACGTGCGGCCGGacatactttactgtactgttctctaagCCTGATTAACCAGCTGGGAAAATAGAACACGGGCTTTGTCAGTCTCATAACAACGACAGTTAAAAAAAAGAAATCAAATTTTGCCCAGGCAACTGTAAACATCTTGCTTGTTATGGTTAGGAAATGAAGGCTCTGCTGAAAATGACCTGACAGCACTGTTGTCGCTCTTCATATGGAGCCCGAAACTAGAACATCTCCAGCACAGTCAAAACAACATATCCACCACATAGAATTTACCACAGTACAAACGGACACAGTTTACACAAAGGTACACCTAAACAGTGCCACTTACAGACATGTGCACACTCCCACACACCTGTcctggagtcctctctccctgGCAGTGTCCTGTATCTGCTGCAGTctctgtcgcgttttcctctccCTCGGTCATCCACACAGACAGGGGGGCGCACTGTGGAGTAGAGCGGATTGGGGTCAGAGGACAGCAGCTCTCCTGCGTCGGCAGACAGGGACCTCTGGTAGTGGGTGTCGGCTACGTCCTGGGACCGGGACTGAGGGGGGCGGTAGGGGGGCGAGGCGCCCTGTCTCAGGGCCTTGTTGGCACTCTCAGCCAGGGCCAGAGCCATGAGGCGTGCTGGGTTtttaggagggggagggggaggctgggagagCAGGGGGGGCACCGGTAGGTTCCGTTATAcctgtagaggggagaggagggttaaATTACATGACTATGGTCTGCAGTAAAACCTCGAATCATTGAAAACAAACTCATTTTTGATGACTATAAATCAATCAACTAATACATTCAATCAAACGTGTTGGCCGAGTCCATTCCTGTCTACTCACCCTGTCCTCTGATCCTGGCCTCGGGGCCCAGTTTGCTGCAGATCTCCTGCTGGCAGCTCTCCGTCAGCTGGAAGTCACATGACCTCAGCAGCATGGAGATCATCTGAGGAGGCTGCGACTGGGAGGGGCCGCTGCTCGGGATGCCAGGCTGTAATTCACCAGCTCGGCCGCCAATCATGTCCAACACCTACGAGGGAGAAAGTCAAGTTTGGGGAGGTAAATTTATCATACAGAGTATATAGGAAAGTAATCTCCAATCATGAGAGACAGAAATACAGGGacaggagtgacagagagggaggaagtacCTTAGCAGGGACGCTGATGGATACAGGGTCAGAGATGTCCAGTGTAGGGGACTTGGGGGCTTTTTGTGAGAAGGCGTTCACCATCTTCCGGGTGAAAGATCTTCTCTCTGTTGGGGGCTGAGCAGAGGGGGCAGAGGTCACAGGTGTAGTGGGCTGGCCCTGGCTGTTTGAGGTACTCCGGTTGGAGCCTTCCCCTGATTGGCCGGCAGATGGGCTGGTATTGGCCGGTCTGTGTTGACAGAACACCTGAAGGGGCGGGGCTGTGGCGGCGATGATCAGACTCCTCCTGACGGCCGCATCCGATTGGTTGAGCACCGAGTCGGGGTCCTCTGTGATTGAGCGCTGGCTGCTGGAGTGAGAGTGTCCTTGGTGGTTGAGGCAGCGGTAGGGAGGGGGCGTGGCAGTTGGCGGGGACTCCCTGCCGCCCGCGGTGACTGTGCTGCTGCCCAAGCCGATTGGTCCGTCCTCCAGGAAGGTGGGGCTGAAGTCAATGACGTCCTCGGCCATCCAGGAAGCAGCCGGGTCCTGGTTGGAGAAGTCAGGCAGCATGTAGATGCCTTCCTCGTTTTCATCCTGCTCATCGTCTCCATCATCCCTGGGCCGGCGGTCCTCAGGCAGCAGGCTGTCATACGAGCGGCTGGAAGGCAGGCGGGACGGGGGGCGCTGGGGGTCCATGGAGGCAGCCAAAGACAGACCGTCACTGCTGGAGCGGGGCCGCCGCAGACGGCTAGactgtcctgagagagagaggaggagaggtagaaaaAAAAGGAGTAGTCAGGGTTTAAAATAAGCGTCTCTGTAGTGCTCGTCTTAGTGCTCCAACCACCTCCTAAATGATCCATTCTACTCCGACTGTCCCCAAATCAACTATCATCACTGCTTCCAGACACATTACTTCTCTTCCACAGCCTCCCCTGACAGAGACATCTCATACTCTATACTTAACAGACGAGAAGAGAGAGGTTCTGCTATCGATCAGTCAATGGACTTCACCTGCTGAGATGAGTATCAGTATTAGCGTCAGTGAGTTATGGCCTACTGTGGTGTACCTGCTCCACTGTGCTGGGACGATAAGGATTCCTCACTCTTAGCTGAACGCAGGGTCACACTGTCCACACGACAACCTGCAGGAGAaaccaaggagagagagagaaaatagggagaaagagacagccagagagagagaaagggagatctGTCATACAAAGAGAGAAGGGGATCAAAAAGGTTGACAAACTGTGGAGTTGCCATTTATTTTTCTTTCCACCTGCATCCAGGTGGTGGTCCaaatcagacatgatatctacctGCGTGTGAGGTGGCGGGCTGGAACAGGGAGCTAATCCTCATTGGTTTACGTCTCCCCGCCCCCGGGGGCTTCCCGATCGCAAAGAATGTCTTCCAGCTCCCTCCAGCTGCCTTCCGTACCTTCATCCCGCTCTTCCTCctgtagggggaggagagagaccaagacagagaaGGAGATATTTAGGTGGGTAAGACTGCTAAATCAACTGCATGTGATAGCAAAACTACAGAAACTTGCATGGTCTGGAATAAGCCTGGCCTCCCACTCACCTGTCGACAGGGTGGTCCAGCACGGTGTGGAACTGGCCCTGGAACTGGACTGGCGCCCcctggaggagcagaggagcCTGTGTCCTGGCCTGGGCCTCTTCTAGGGAGAGCAGCCTGGCGGACACAAAGGACTTGGGCCTGGTCAGAGAGTGCCGCCCTgcaggcagagagaggacagTTAGTAATAGGTAGAGGGTGGGAGAGTGGAGGCTTTGTTGACGGAGGACAAAAGCTTTGTTCCACATGAgatcctattccctgtatagtagtgtactaccttTGGCCAAAGCCCCTAAGTGGCACACTATGTGGcaaaaaaatctctctctctctatatatatatatatataactttttttttttttaaagagtacTATACgggaaatagggtgtcattacaGATTTGCCCAACGAGAGCGAATGAGACATGGACACACTTGCAAATCAGAAATCACATGGAGTTAACAACACAAAGGGAGGGAAGGCTGAGGTATGCAGAGGATGTTGGACCTTTTCATTTGAAACTCCAAATCAAAGAGCAACCAAAGTAACCTCAATGGCAAAGTTTGCTGAGGTTTGCTAAACAGGACACCCGTCAGGGGAGAGCAGAGCATCAGACAGGATTAACATCTAAacaaatatgtattattataatgcAATTAACAGAGTACTGTAACAGTGTCTTATAGGGCAAGTACATGCCAGGAAAGCCCAAAAATATTTTTTCCACATTAATTTACTGAAATACAAATTTTCACATTAAATGTATTCAACATAAAAGTATTTATATTAATATTTCAAAAGTACCCTTTTTGATTTAGCATATTTTTGGGACAAATTGTTGGAACAACAAGTCAAACACTCTTCAAATGCGTCAAATTGTGCTCTGCTACTTTTAAACATAAAAATGCAATTACATTCAgcaaatcaccagcagagggAGTTCCATTTGAATCCATTTCCCCATTCACTGGTGGTGCTCACAATTTACTTCAAAAGTAGCAGAATGTTGAAAAGTTTGTGTACTTGTACAGTATATAGTTTAAAACAATGTCTAAAAATGTACAAAATCGAAATGGTACGAGATATTCACTAATATGTTATGTTGAATAAATGTGTTACACAATCATAATAATCCATATTTTAGAGCACACTATCATGTACAGTTCACAGATCATAGGGTCTTAGAGGATTCTCTCACAAAtggtttgtgatacaaatgtaaaaaccATATCAAACCTTCATCCTGCCAATTAAGTTTCTGTGAGAATAGCCAGAACAATCGGACACCCAAAATATTTTTGGGACTTTCCTGGCGTGGAGTCTGAGACACAAAGCAAAGCATCGAACTGAGCCCTGGCTGGGACGCTGACAGAAACCCTTCAGCTGGAGAAGCACACAGATCCTACTGATCTGTAGACAATACTGAGGTTAAACATTTTAGCTATAGGGCCTATTGATTATTTAGCTAGCTGACAAGACAAAACAGATCACGGAAGCTGGGAATAATCAATGCAACATGGTTGTTTTACCTGGTGGTTCTGGCTCAATGTAATCCTCTTAAAAGAAACATCCACAGCATTTGTGGCACATTGATCAAAACAACATCTATTCTTTAATAGTTTGAGCATTAAaactgttcatcatatatgcagtcactttaacgatacctacatgtacatactacctcaatagcctgactaacaggtgtctgtatgtagccttgctactctttttttcaaatgtctttttactgttgttttatttcattacttacctacacacacactttttgtctttttttcacaccattggttagagcctgtaagtaagcatttcacctgttgtattcggaacacgtgacaaataaactttgatttgattacagCGCAAAACAACCTAAAAGTTACTTGAATAACTATTTAAAATGTCAAAAACAAATATTGGAGTAAACACAAAATGTAACCGACCACATTTACTTCAAGATGGGATGAATTTGAACCAGGATGGAAGTTTATTGCCTATTCAACTGTCAATATAGTAGAAAAATCATGTGAGAGTTTACAGCTGACCAGTGACTAAAATCATGAAGAGACACTGGGTTTATAGAAACACATGTCAGCATGTGCACACAAAACTTATattaaatgttgttgttttttaccccttttccatggtatccaattgattggtagttacagtcttgtctcatcgctgcaactcccgtaaggactcgggagaggcgaag of Oncorhynchus gorbuscha isolate QuinsamMale2020 ecotype Even-year linkage group LG15, OgorEven_v1.0, whole genome shotgun sequence contains these proteins:
- the LOC123997979 gene encoding flocculation protein FLO11-like isoform X2, producing the protein MTEGEENATETAADTGHCQGERTPGQDTDTLSSETSDSVASNSELSGGSASGDDQTPSPIYKNQKQLPQSQPPKPGQSGERPSPTESQSQRRPPAYSRQFSAPHLQQKSTSTQSKPSSAHPQLLHSKSESPLTQVRAFQPTRPKVPPKPLDLKRPHRAPLAQTEMRRSLDSGRVRRIFGQQGNPPLARAFSERLSGAPDHLARYHAASQPFPGQQLPQQTQIRPVPLSSTSEDQGKMENFYYEIAGPENPQGPPSYARHSYQNMRLDLEGNFRPAPHPEANKRPISRGHHQHQPQPLHHNQGGPRGERGPQLWSKEATRAWAAAHSQSHSFFHGHSHSQDGSTHHHHPSHPRPQRQTSSSVRLARSEMHPLPSSSMVPLALYQHNLHRSNRSASTDLTSSQLHPYFENGKVCYRKPEEAPLSQPPQGISLQGQPSQPSPPQAHRPTSKDLSEPIYVNFPFPSPSTGAQNTKNWTSTDLDGDSTQDSEPLATPNDPPPPEDQRQSSPRLAPDQGGSTSVSLTPSTPDSPAAHNDSAATTPGSIQESNFLPAPTASSSTGIHYRSRSDPQSSSCSTEPIPGLSGKEIASLLIEKLAEEERAEGPSTVTSSSASTSSSPAMEHPANPYPSQQHNQPPPAYNVYTPDPSLIRVPQRAGAGVFQRQDPLRRSSPGGQYRQAFDVMPSGDQVLKYYRTQDFTPGPLGEHQSSGANPYPPRQHYQEPPYPIQSPQDPCSSGYPSQLLLEPSDSPSAAFSNLTLGVPRPYPGQPGGPQYSQYPFHPGPMLGQYPNPPPRRDVVHEPVLRPQGLRNQRGLARQGSLPGRPPNWTIHTEGQTRSYC
- the LOC123997979 gene encoding flocculation protein FLO11-like isoform X1: MTEGEENATETAADTGHCQGERTPGQVCGSVHMSDTDTLSSETSDSVASNSELSGGSASGDDQTPSPIYKNQKQLPQSQPPKPGQSGERPSPTESQSQRRPPAYSRQFSAPHLQQKSTSTQSKPSSAHPQLLHSKSESPLTQVRAFQPTRPKVPPKPLDLKRPHRAPLAQTEMRRSLDSGRVRRIFGQQGNPPLARAFSERLSGAPDHLARYHAASQPFPGQQLPQQTQIRPVPLSSTSEDQGKMENFYYEIAGPENPQGPPSYARHSYQNMRLDLEGNFRPAPHPEANKRPISRGHHQHQPQPLHHNQGGPRGERGPQLWSKEATRAWAAAHSQSHSFFHGHSHSQDGSTHHHHPSHPRPQRQTSSSVRLARSEMHPLPSSSMVPLALYQHNLHRSNRSASTDLTSSQLHPYFENGKVCYRKPEEAPLSQPPQGISLQGQPSQPSPPQAHRPTSKDLSEPIYVNFPFPSPSTGAQNTKNWTSTDLDGDSTQDSEPLATPNDPPPPEDQRQSSPRLAPDQGGSTSVSLTPSTPDSPAAHNDSAATTPGSIQESNFLPAPTASSSTGIHYRSRSDPQSSSCSTEPIPGLSGKEIASLLIEKLAEEERAEGPSTVTSSSASTSSSPAMEHPANPYPSQQHNQPPPAYNVYTPDPSLIRVPQRAGAGVFQRQDPLRRSSPGGQYRQAFDVMPSGDQVLKYYRTQDFTPGPLGEHQSSGANPYPPRQHYQEPPYPIQSPQDPCSSGYPSQLLLEPSDSPSAAFSNLTLGVPRPYPGQPGGPQYSQYPFHPGPMLGQYPNPPPRRDVVHEPVLRPQGLRNQRGLARQGSLPGRPPNWTIHTEGQTRSYC